A single genomic interval of Candidatus Hydrogenedentota bacterium harbors:
- a CDS encoding HAD family hydrolase — MTRRRIGAVTFDLWDCLFCDDTDEPKRKAAGLPPKPVARRDAFFRAVSRHASIDRVVSDAAYDVMEAAFNKVWHDEHVTWRVAERMQVLLKGLRLALPEDELKALVSVYETMELQYRPDPALGAAEALRALHGAYPLAVVSDTVYTPGWGLRELLKGAGMYSCFDCFVFSDEAGHSKPHPSVFEAVARHFGIAVGDIVHVGDRPHNDVGGPHAVGARAVLLTVVKQRPLDAHAPDAVCDDYAQLADIMAGLDAR; from the coding sequence ATTGGCGCGGTGACGTTCGATCTCTGGGACTGTCTGTTCTGTGACGATACCGATGAACCGAAACGCAAGGCCGCCGGCCTGCCTCCGAAACCCGTGGCGCGGCGCGACGCTTTCTTCCGCGCCGTCTCGCGGCATGCATCGATTGACCGGGTGGTGTCCGACGCGGCCTACGATGTCATGGAGGCGGCTTTCAACAAGGTCTGGCATGACGAACATGTCACGTGGCGCGTCGCCGAACGCATGCAGGTGCTGCTGAAGGGGCTGCGCCTCGCGTTGCCCGAGGATGAACTCAAGGCGCTGGTTTCCGTTTACGAAACGATGGAGCTGCAGTACCGGCCGGACCCCGCGCTGGGCGCGGCCGAAGCGCTTCGCGCGCTGCATGGCGCGTATCCGCTGGCGGTTGTCTCCGACACCGTGTACACGCCGGGCTGGGGCCTGCGCGAACTGCTGAAAGGCGCGGGGATGTACTCCTGTTTCGACTGCTTCGTATTTTCGGACGAGGCGGGCCACTCGAAGCCGCATCCCTCGGTGTTCGAGGCGGTGGCCCGGCATTTCGGCATCGCCGTGGGCGATATTGTGCATGTTGGCGACCGGCCCCACAACGATGTGGGCGGGCCCCACGCCGTGGGCGCGCGCGCCGTGCTTCTTACAGTAGTCAAACAGCGGCCCCTCGATGCCCACGCGCCCGACGCCGTCTGTGATGATTACGCCCAATTGGCCGACATAATGGCGGGCCTGGACGCCCGCTAA
- a CDS encoding zinc-binding alcohol dehydrogenase yields MRKVGIEYPAARQVRFKDLGEPPALQPTQVLLVTRHSGITNGTERHALLGEHFWANAFPSVHGYQHVCTVEATGPEVRQFRTGDTVFYGQYVGHRGWHVVDVASAAASAYDTHLTIAIPDTVAPADCALLGVAGVAMRGARRARVAPGRRVWVAGLGLIGQFAAQSARALGAHVTVSDINPKRVELARQCGAHRAFDANAPGFWAALKEEGPYDCVIDCCGVQSLLMDVYEHQLLAYQGVVLLLAVRTETAFNWGMMHTKEASLEVSCHFSLDDLKVLLHFITHGIIRVTPLITHSVPIDDAIGIYEQLRDKPGDMLGVVFHW; encoded by the coding sequence ATGCGTAAGGTCGGCATCGAATACCCGGCTGCGCGGCAGGTCCGGTTCAAGGACCTGGGCGAGCCGCCCGCGTTGCAGCCCACGCAGGTGCTGCTTGTCACGCGGCATTCGGGCATCACCAACGGCACCGAACGACACGCGCTGCTCGGCGAGCATTTCTGGGCCAACGCCTTTCCCAGCGTTCACGGCTACCAGCACGTATGCACGGTGGAAGCCACCGGCCCGGAAGTACGGCAATTCCGCACCGGCGACACCGTCTTCTATGGCCAATACGTCGGCCACCGCGGCTGGCACGTCGTCGACGTCGCGTCCGCGGCGGCCTCCGCCTACGACACGCACCTCACCATCGCGATTCCGGACACCGTGGCGCCGGCGGATTGCGCGCTGCTCGGCGTGGCGGGCGTGGCCATGCGCGGGGCGCGGCGCGCACGCGTCGCCCCGGGACGGCGCGTGTGGGTGGCGGGGCTCGGCCTCATCGGCCAGTTCGCGGCGCAATCCGCCCGCGCGCTCGGCGCGCACGTGACCGTCTCGGACATCAACCCGAAACGCGTGGAACTCGCCCGCCAGTGCGGCGCGCACCGCGCGTTCGACGCCAATGCCCCAGGTTTCTGGGCCGCCCTCAAGGAGGAGGGCCCCTACGACTGCGTCATCGACTGCTGCGGCGTGCAGTCCCTGCTCATGGATGTCTACGAGCACCAGTTGCTCGCGTACCAGGGGGTCGTGCTGTTGCTGGCCGTGCGCACCGAGACCGCCTTCAATTGGGGCATGATGCACACGAAGGAGGCCTCCCTTGAGGTTTCGTGCCATTTCAGTCTGGACGACCTCAAAGTCCTGCTGCATTTCATCACGCACGGAATTATCCGTGTGACGCCGCTTATCACCCACTCCGTGCCCATAGACGACGCCATCGGCATCTATGAACAATTGCGCGACAAGCCCGGCGATATGCTCGGTGTCGTGTTCCATTGGTAG
- a CDS encoding type 1 glutamine amidotransferase, translating to MPKPLRVLIPDGYPMESREQFNQVGMRLAAVLYGDLLQKYVPGAEYDIWYSSDPGAQPPTDERLAEYHAVIWPGCNLTIYHDDDPRVQNHLRLCARVYEAGLPQFGSCWGIQLATTVAGGRTEAHPGGREMGIATKIQLTEAGRKHPMTEGKPEVYSHFVSHDDQVVELPECATRLAGNDWSRVQAVEVRYKNGIFWATQYHPEYNLHEMAALILAREDRLLKQGFFHDSADVRQYAERLETVFADPSRKDIRWQLKIDDSIVEDSIREREFANWLKYLVLPRVAS from the coding sequence ATGCCGAAACCTTTGCGTGTGCTCATTCCGGACGGCTACCCCATGGAAAGCCGTGAACAGTTCAACCAGGTCGGCATGCGCCTGGCCGCGGTGCTTTACGGCGACCTGCTGCAGAAGTACGTGCCCGGCGCCGAATACGACATCTGGTACAGCAGCGACCCGGGCGCGCAACCGCCCACGGACGAGCGCCTGGCGGAGTATCACGCCGTGATCTGGCCGGGCTGCAACCTGACCATCTACCACGACGACGATCCCCGCGTGCAGAATCACCTGAGACTCTGCGCGCGCGTGTACGAGGCCGGCCTGCCGCAGTTCGGCAGCTGCTGGGGCATCCAGCTTGCCACGACCGTCGCGGGCGGGCGCACCGAAGCGCATCCAGGCGGACGCGAGATGGGCATCGCCACGAAGATTCAACTGACGGAAGCGGGCAGGAAGCACCCCATGACGGAGGGCAAGCCCGAGGTCTACTCCCATTTCGTGAGCCACGACGACCAGGTCGTCGAGCTGCCGGAATGCGCCACCCGCCTCGCCGGCAACGACTGGAGCCGCGTACAGGCGGTCGAAGTCCGCTACAAGAACGGCATCTTCTGGGCGACCCAGTACCATCCCGAATACAACTTGCACGAAATGGCCGCGCTCATCCTCGCGCGCGAAGACCGCTTGCTCAAACAGGGTTTCTTCCACGACAGCGCCGATGTGCGCCAGTACGCGGAAAGACTCGAGACCGTATTCGCGGACCCAAGCCGCAAGGATATCCGCTGGCAACTCAAGATTGACGACAGCATCGTCGAAGACAGCATCCGCGAGCGCGAATTCGCCAACTGGCTGAAATACCTGGTCTTACCCCGGGTCGCGTCGTAG